The following proteins are co-located in the Phaenicophaeus curvirostris isolate KB17595 chromosome 12, BPBGC_Pcur_1.0, whole genome shotgun sequence genome:
- the SEMA6D gene encoding semaphorin-6D isoform X6, whose product MTLPLLCASVMLMSLSQCRAVSFPEDEDPINVVDYHYSRQYPVFRGRPSGNESQHRLDFQLMLKIRDTLYIAGRDQVYTVNLNEVPKSEVTPSKKLTWRSRQQDRENCAMKGKHKDECHNFIKVFVPRNDEMVFVCGTNAFNPMCRYYRLNTLEYDGEEISGLARCPFDARQTNVALFADGKLYSATVADFLASDAVIYRSMGDGSALRTIKYDSKWIKEPHFLHAIEYGNYVYFFFREIAVEHNNLGKAVYSRVARICKNDMGGSQRVLEKHWTSFLKARLNCSVPGDSFFYFDVLQSITDIIEINGVPTVVGVFTTQLNSIPGSAVCAFSMDDIEKVFKGRFKEQKTPDSVWTAVPEDKVPKPRPGCCAKHGLAEAYKTSIDFPDETLSFIKSHPLMDSAVPSVIEEPWFTKTRVRYRLTAIAVDHAAGPYQNYTVMFVGSEAGVVLKILAKTRPFSLNDSVLLEEIEAYNHAKCNGESEEDRRVISLQLDRDHHALFVAFSSCVIRIPLSRCERHGSCKKACIASRDPYCGWLDHEACGRVTPGMLTGGFVQDVEYGSTAQLGDCHEILPTTATPDYKIFGDSTSGVRWEVQSGESNQMVHMNVLITCVFAAFVLGAFIAGVAVYCYRDIFVRKSRKIHKDAESAQSCTDSSGSFAKLNGLFDSPVKEYQQNIDSPKLYTNLLTSRKDLPPNGDTKSMMMDHRGQPPELAALPTPESTPVLQQKTLQAMKSQSDKAHSNLNASRKETPLKSPQFFPSSPPPHSPLSHGHIPSAIVLPNATHDYNTSFSNSNAHKADKKMQHIDHPLTKTSSKRDHRRSVDSRNTLNDFLKHLNETTSNPKAIMGDIQVAHQTLMLDPMGNMSEIPPKVPNREASLYSPPSTLPRNSPTKRVDVPTTPAVPMTSLERQRGYHKNSSQRHSISALPKNLNSPNGVLLSRQPSINRGGYMAPTAGTKMDYMQGTPVSVHLQPSLSRQSSYTSNGTLPRTGIKRTSSLKPDVPPKPSFVPQTTSVRPLNKYSY is encoded by the exons ATGACGCTTCCTCTGCTTTGTGCCTCCGTGATGCTAATGAGTCTGTCCCAGTGCCGAGCTGTCAGCTTCCCTGAAGATGAGGACCCTATTAACGTTGTTGACTACCACT ATTCAAGGCAATATCCAGTATTTAGAGGACGCCCTTCAGGCAATGAATCTCAGCACAGACTGGACTTCCAACTGATGCTGAAAATTCGAGACACACTTTATATCGCTGGCAG GGACCAAGTTTACACTGTAAACTTAAATGAAGTTCCAAAATCAGAAGTTACTCCAAGCAAG AAATTAACATGGAGGTCAAGGCAGCAGGACAGAGAGAACTGTGCTATGAAAGGCAAACATAAA GATGAATGCCATAACTTCATTAAAGTCTTTGTTCCGAGAAATGATGAGATGGTGTTTGTCTGTGGAACAAATGCATTTAACCCTATGTGCAGATACTATCGG ctGAATACCTTAGAGTATGATGGGGAGGAAATCAGTGGTTTGGCAAGATGCCCATTTGATGCCAGACAAACCAATGTCGCCCTCTTTGCTG ATGGAAAATTGTATTCGGCAACAGTAGCAGATTTCCTGGCAAGTGATGCTGTTATTTATCGCAGCATGGGGGATGGATCTGCCCTAAGAACAATAAAGTATGATTCCAAATGGATAAAAG aGCCACACTTCCTCCACGCCATAGAATATGGGAACtatgtttatttcttcttccgAGAAATTGCTGTAGAGCACAATAATTTAGGCAAG GCTGTATATTCCCGTGTGGCACGCATATGCAAAAATGACAtgggggggtcccaaagagTCCTGGAAAAACACTGGACGTCCTTTCTGAAAGCTCGGCTCAACTGCTCGGTTCCCGGGGATTCATTCTTTTACTTTGATGTTCTGCAGTCTATTACAGACATAATAGAAATCAATGGGGTCCCCACAGTTGTCGGTGTATTCACCACACAGCTTAACAG CATCCCTGGTTCAGCAGTGTGTGCTTTCAGCATGGATGACATTGAGAAAGTCTTCAAAGGGAgatttaaagaacaaaagacTCCTGACTCTGTTTGGACAGCTGTACCTGAAGACAAAGTACCTAAGCCAAG ACCTGGCTGCTGTGCAAAACACGGCCTCGCAGAGGCTTACAAAACCTCCATTGATTTCCCAGACGAAACTCTCTCCTTCATCAAATCTCATCCTTTGATGGACTCAGCTGTTCCCTCAGTCATTGAGGAGCCCTGGTTTACCAAAACACGTGTCAG GTACAGACTGACAGCAATTGCTGTAGACCATGCTGCTGGACCCTACCAGAACTACACAGTCATGTTTGTTGGCTCTGAAGCAGGAGTAGTACTTAAAATCTTGGCAAAGACCAGGCCTTTTTCTTTGAATGACAGCGTATTACTGGAAGAGATTGAAGCATATAATCATGCAAA GTGTAATGGTGAGAGCGAGGAGGACAGAAGAGTGATTTCCCTTCAGCTGGATAGAGACCACCATGCTCTGTTCGTGGCGTTCTCCAGCTGCGTCATTAGAATTCCTCTGAGTCGGTGTGAGCGTCACGGGTCATGCAAAAA GGCATGCATTGCTTCACGGGACCCATACTGTGGCTGGTTAGACCATGAGGCATGTGGAAGAGTGACACCAGGCATGCT CACCGGAGGATTTGTACAAGATGTCGAATACGGCAGCACAGCGCAGCTTGGGGACTGCCATG AAATTTTGCCTACTACAGCTACACCAGATTACAAAATATTTGGCGACTCAACATCTg GTGTAAGGTGGGAAGTACAATCAGGAGAGTCCAACCAAATGGTACATATGAATGTCCTGATCACTTGTGTCTTTGCCGCTTTTGTCCTGGGAGCCTTTATTGCGGGAGTGGCTGTTTACTGTTACCGGGATATATTTGTACGGAAATccagaaaaatacacaaagacgcaGAATCAGCTCAGTCCTGTACTGACTCCAGTGGGAGCTTTGCTAAACTGAATGGGCTGTTTGACAGCCCCGTCAAGGAATATCAACAAAACATCGATTCACCCAAACTTTACACAAACCTGTTGACTAGCAGAAAGGATTTGCCACCAAACGGTGATACGAAGTCCATGATGATGGACCACAGGGGCCAGCCTCCAGAATTAGCTGCACTTCCAACTCCTGAATCTACACCAGTTCTTCAACAGAAGACTCTGCAGGCTATGAAGAGTCAGTCGGACAAAGCGCATAGTAACCTTAATGCTTCACGAAAGGAAACGCCTCTAAAAAGCCCTCAGTTTTTTCCCTCCAGTCCTCCGCCTCACTCTCCTCTAAGTCATGGACATATTCCTAGTGCAATCGTTCTTCCCAATGCTACCCATGATTACAATACATCTTTCTCAAATTCTAATGCGCACAAGGCAGACAAAAAGATGCAACATATTGATCATCCACTTACAAAAACATCCAGCAAAAGAGACCACAGGAGGTCTGTTGATTCCAGGAACACCCTAAATGATTTTCTGAAACACTTAAATGAAACTACTAGCAATCCCAAAGCAATTATGGGAGATATTCAAGTGGCTCACCAGACTTTAATGCTGGATCCAATGGGAAATATGTCTGAGATCCCACCTAAGGTTCCCAATAGGGAGGCATCTTTATACTCTCCTCCGTCAACTCTTCCAAGAAACAGCCCAACAAAACGAGTGGACGTTCCAACCACTCCTGCAGTACCAATGACCTCTttggaaaggcaaagaggttaccacaaaaattcttcacaaaggCATTCAATATCTGCCCTTCCTAAAAACTTAAACTCACCAAATGGTGTTTTGTTATCCAGACAGCCTAGTATTAATCGTGGGGGGTACATGGCTCCCACGGCAGGCACAAAGATGGACTACATGCAAGGGACGCCTGTCAGCGTTCACCTCCAGCCTTCCTTGTCCAGGCAAAGTAGTTACACGAGCAACGGCACCCTTCCTCGTACAGGGATAAAGAGGACATCCTCCTTAAAACCCGACGTGCCACCAAAACCCTCGTTCGTTCCTCAGACAACTTCAGTCAGACCACTGAACAAATACAGTTACTAG
- the SEMA6D gene encoding semaphorin-6D isoform X7: MTLPLLCASVMLMSLSQCRAVSFPEDEDPINVVDYHYSRQYPVFRGRPSGNESQHRLDFQLMLKIRDTLYIAGRDQVYTVNLNEVPKSEVTPSKKLTWRSRQQDRENCAMKGKHKDECHNFIKVFVPRNDEMVFVCGTNAFNPMCRYYRLNTLEYDGEEISGLARCPFDARQTNVALFADGKLYSATVADFLASDAVIYRSMGDGSALRTIKYDSKWIKEPHFLHAIEYGNYVYFFFREIAVEHNNLGKAVYSRVARICKNDMGGSQRVLEKHWTSFLKARLNCSVPGDSFFYFDVLQSITDIIEINGVPTVVGVFTTQLNSIPGSAVCAFSMDDIEKVFKGRFKEQKTPDSVWTAVPEDKVPKPRPGCCAKHGLAEAYKTSIDFPDETLSFIKSHPLMDSAVPSVIEEPWFTKTRVRYRLTAIAVDHAAGPYQNYTVMFVGSEAGVVLKILAKTRPFSLNDSVLLEEIEAYNHAKCNGESEEDRRVISLQLDRDHHALFVAFSSCVIRIPLSRCERHGSCKKACIASRDPYCGWLDHEACGRVTPGMLFSLFVSYNHSTGGFVQDVEYGSTAQLGDCHGVRWEVQSGESNQMVHMNVLITCVFAAFVLGAFIAGVAVYCYRDIFVRKSRKIHKDAESAQSCTDSSGSFAKLNGLFDSPVKEYQQNIDSPKLYTNLLTSRKDLPPNGDTKSMMMDHRGQPPELAALPTPESTPVLQQKTLQAMKSQSDKAHSNLNASRKETPLKSPQFFPSSPPPHSPLSHGHIPSAIVLPNATHDYNTSFSNSNAHKADKKMQHIDHPLTKTSSKRDHRRSVDSRNTLNDFLKHLNETTSNPKAIMGDIQVAHQTLMLDPMGNMSEIPPKVPNREASLYSPPSTLPRNSPTKRVDVPTTPAVPMTSLERQRGYHKNSSQRHSISALPKNLNSPNGVLLSRQPSINRGGYMAPTAGTKMDYMQGTPVSVHLQPSLSRQSSYTSNGTLPRTGIKRTSSLKPDVPPKPSFVPQTTSVRPLNKYSY, encoded by the exons ATGACGCTTCCTCTGCTTTGTGCCTCCGTGATGCTAATGAGTCTGTCCCAGTGCCGAGCTGTCAGCTTCCCTGAAGATGAGGACCCTATTAACGTTGTTGACTACCACT ATTCAAGGCAATATCCAGTATTTAGAGGACGCCCTTCAGGCAATGAATCTCAGCACAGACTGGACTTCCAACTGATGCTGAAAATTCGAGACACACTTTATATCGCTGGCAG GGACCAAGTTTACACTGTAAACTTAAATGAAGTTCCAAAATCAGAAGTTACTCCAAGCAAG AAATTAACATGGAGGTCAAGGCAGCAGGACAGAGAGAACTGTGCTATGAAAGGCAAACATAAA GATGAATGCCATAACTTCATTAAAGTCTTTGTTCCGAGAAATGATGAGATGGTGTTTGTCTGTGGAACAAATGCATTTAACCCTATGTGCAGATACTATCGG ctGAATACCTTAGAGTATGATGGGGAGGAAATCAGTGGTTTGGCAAGATGCCCATTTGATGCCAGACAAACCAATGTCGCCCTCTTTGCTG ATGGAAAATTGTATTCGGCAACAGTAGCAGATTTCCTGGCAAGTGATGCTGTTATTTATCGCAGCATGGGGGATGGATCTGCCCTAAGAACAATAAAGTATGATTCCAAATGGATAAAAG aGCCACACTTCCTCCACGCCATAGAATATGGGAACtatgtttatttcttcttccgAGAAATTGCTGTAGAGCACAATAATTTAGGCAAG GCTGTATATTCCCGTGTGGCACGCATATGCAAAAATGACAtgggggggtcccaaagagTCCTGGAAAAACACTGGACGTCCTTTCTGAAAGCTCGGCTCAACTGCTCGGTTCCCGGGGATTCATTCTTTTACTTTGATGTTCTGCAGTCTATTACAGACATAATAGAAATCAATGGGGTCCCCACAGTTGTCGGTGTATTCACCACACAGCTTAACAG CATCCCTGGTTCAGCAGTGTGTGCTTTCAGCATGGATGACATTGAGAAAGTCTTCAAAGGGAgatttaaagaacaaaagacTCCTGACTCTGTTTGGACAGCTGTACCTGAAGACAAAGTACCTAAGCCAAG ACCTGGCTGCTGTGCAAAACACGGCCTCGCAGAGGCTTACAAAACCTCCATTGATTTCCCAGACGAAACTCTCTCCTTCATCAAATCTCATCCTTTGATGGACTCAGCTGTTCCCTCAGTCATTGAGGAGCCCTGGTTTACCAAAACACGTGTCAG GTACAGACTGACAGCAATTGCTGTAGACCATGCTGCTGGACCCTACCAGAACTACACAGTCATGTTTGTTGGCTCTGAAGCAGGAGTAGTACTTAAAATCTTGGCAAAGACCAGGCCTTTTTCTTTGAATGACAGCGTATTACTGGAAGAGATTGAAGCATATAATCATGCAAA GTGTAATGGTGAGAGCGAGGAGGACAGAAGAGTGATTTCCCTTCAGCTGGATAGAGACCACCATGCTCTGTTCGTGGCGTTCTCCAGCTGCGTCATTAGAATTCCTCTGAGTCGGTGTGAGCGTCACGGGTCATGCAAAAA GGCATGCATTGCTTCACGGGACCCATACTGTGGCTGGTTAGACCATGAGGCATGTGGAAGAGTGACACCAGGCATGCT gttttctttgtttgtttcataCAACCACAGCACCGGAGGATTTGTACAAGATGTCGAATACGGCAGCACAGCGCAGCTTGGGGACTGCCATG GTGTAAGGTGGGAAGTACAATCAGGAGAGTCCAACCAAATGGTACATATGAATGTCCTGATCACTTGTGTCTTTGCCGCTTTTGTCCTGGGAGCCTTTATTGCGGGAGTGGCTGTTTACTGTTACCGGGATATATTTGTACGGAAATccagaaaaatacacaaagacgcaGAATCAGCTCAGTCCTGTACTGACTCCAGTGGGAGCTTTGCTAAACTGAATGGGCTGTTTGACAGCCCCGTCAAGGAATATCAACAAAACATCGATTCACCCAAACTTTACACAAACCTGTTGACTAGCAGAAAGGATTTGCCACCAAACGGTGATACGAAGTCCATGATGATGGACCACAGGGGCCAGCCTCCAGAATTAGCTGCACTTCCAACTCCTGAATCTACACCAGTTCTTCAACAGAAGACTCTGCAGGCTATGAAGAGTCAGTCGGACAAAGCGCATAGTAACCTTAATGCTTCACGAAAGGAAACGCCTCTAAAAAGCCCTCAGTTTTTTCCCTCCAGTCCTCCGCCTCACTCTCCTCTAAGTCATGGACATATTCCTAGTGCAATCGTTCTTCCCAATGCTACCCATGATTACAATACATCTTTCTCAAATTCTAATGCGCACAAGGCAGACAAAAAGATGCAACATATTGATCATCCACTTACAAAAACATCCAGCAAAAGAGACCACAGGAGGTCTGTTGATTCCAGGAACACCCTAAATGATTTTCTGAAACACTTAAATGAAACTACTAGCAATCCCAAAGCAATTATGGGAGATATTCAAGTGGCTCACCAGACTTTAATGCTGGATCCAATGGGAAATATGTCTGAGATCCCACCTAAGGTTCCCAATAGGGAGGCATCTTTATACTCTCCTCCGTCAACTCTTCCAAGAAACAGCCCAACAAAACGAGTGGACGTTCCAACCACTCCTGCAGTACCAATGACCTCTttggaaaggcaaagaggttaccacaaaaattcttcacaaaggCATTCAATATCTGCCCTTCCTAAAAACTTAAACTCACCAAATGGTGTTTTGTTATCCAGACAGCCTAGTATTAATCGTGGGGGGTACATGGCTCCCACGGCAGGCACAAAGATGGACTACATGCAAGGGACGCCTGTCAGCGTTCACCTCCAGCCTTCCTTGTCCAGGCAAAGTAGTTACACGAGCAACGGCACCCTTCCTCGTACAGGGATAAAGAGGACATCCTCCTTAAAACCCGACGTGCCACCAAAACCCTCGTTCGTTCCTCAGACAACTTCAGTCAGACCACTGAACAAATACAGTTACTAG